Proteins from a genomic interval of Gossypium hirsutum isolate 1008001.06 chromosome A09, Gossypium_hirsutum_v2.1, whole genome shotgun sequence:
- the LOC107948033 gene encoding uncharacterized protein, translating into MVRLEGNGLSHGQRALSRGAGHTKVRYPALVFAAHRREDGDASDVIIDIRSIQSYIACTVSKTLGILVESTMSEVTVLSLLEQSVKVNKLFREVLLEIQGVIFLVDLMELPFREFDLILEMDWLVKHRVSLDCATKRMVLRTVEDGKVVVIRERQNYLLNVISALRAERLLRKGYEALPPNCEVEFGIELLPGTSPVSITLYRMAPKELGELKAQI; encoded by the exons ATGGTTAGGCTAGAGGGGAATGGTTTGAGCCATGGTCAGAGAGCACTGAGCAGAGGTGCTGGACATACTAAGGTGAGATATCCAGCTCTAGTTTTTGCTGCACATCGTCGAGAAGATGGAGATGCTTCGGATGTTATCATAG ATATAAGATCTATTCAGtcctatatagcttgtactgTGTCTAAGACTTTAGGTATCTTGGTTGAGAGCACTATGAGTGAGGTTACTGTACTGAGTCTATTGGAGCAGTCGGTGAAGGTAAATAAACTATTTAGAGAAGTTCTTTTGGAGATTCAAGGGGTTATCTTTTTGGTAGAtttgatggaacttccttttCGAGAGTTTGATTTAATACTAGAAATGGACTGGCTAgttaaacaccgagtgagtttggATTGTGCCACTAAACGGATGGTACTGAGAACTGTGGAGGACGGTAAGGTAGTTGTAATTAGGGAACGTCAGAACTACTTGctgaatgtgatttctgcactgaGGGCGGAAAGGTTGCTTCGTAAAGGATATGAAGC GTTACCTCCAaattgtgaagttgagtttgggattgagcttctaCCTGGTACATCTCCGGTGTCCATCACCctttatagaatggcacctaagGAGCTTGGGGAACTTAAAGCCCAGATTTAA